Proteins from one Halovivax limisalsi genomic window:
- a CDS encoding DUF7519 family protein, whose amino-acid sequence MTDLDRRPTRLASVVSVLAAVCVIGSTLANPVPAAPLAIVAALLVATALSIGSRPVLDVGGLVAIAAVAVGAAGAHPAWPLVGAVAAIVSWDLGGAAIRLGHQVGRAAETTRLELWYVVTSVGVGAGTGTVAYAAYTIAGGGLSLDAAVLLLLAGVLATLALGARFDWGDGGVGVLR is encoded by the coding sequence ATGACCGACCTCGATCGGCGACCGACGCGGCTCGCGAGCGTCGTCTCGGTGCTCGCGGCGGTCTGCGTGATCGGCTCGACCCTCGCAAACCCGGTCCCCGCGGCGCCGCTCGCGATCGTGGCCGCGCTGCTCGTCGCGACGGCGCTCTCGATCGGATCGCGGCCGGTGCTCGACGTCGGCGGCCTCGTCGCGATCGCCGCCGTCGCGGTCGGCGCCGCCGGGGCGCACCCGGCGTGGCCGCTCGTGGGCGCGGTGGCCGCGATCGTTTCCTGGGACCTCGGGGGCGCGGCGATCAGGCTCGGCCACCAGGTCGGCCGGGCGGCGGAGACGACGCGCCTCGAACTCTGGTACGTCGTCACGAGCGTGGGTGTCGGAGCCGGAACCGGCACCGTGGCCTACGCCGCCTACACGATCGCCGGCGGTGGACTCTCGCTCGACGCCGCGGTGTTGCTGCTCCTCGCGGGCGTCCTCGCGACGCTGGCGCTCGGCGCTCGCTTCGACTGGGGCGACGGCGGCGTCGGCGTGCTGCGCTGA
- a CDS encoding DUF58 domain-containing protein translates to MSAPIKSIVLALALASLAFAIGVLFDVVTFNASTALLTGLGALALAGAASGLSDARHRPDTPSTPVPERRVEATVPETSPAEALSEFEGRADTDRNEAYTTWIALRRIAAETLSRYTKYDDASATEAIDAGAWTDDETAARYLATDESSVEDAGLAIRERFTTGRDRLRRGAMRARVERTVDAIAAIQREAGRIDDRTTIEDSNDDRPVGDVGTRTTTRALEESVPTSRVETGHWWGVGSIALGLIGLGAIAELPGLLLAGTVAVGYAGFARSSSPDEPKLDVERTVAPEEPDPGERVTVETTLTNRGPTLFDVRFIDGVPGALSVEEGSPRIATPLRAGASVTVTYEVEARPGTHAFDPAMVIVGDASRSSEVAVLVPESTTIACRPRLEPAEAAIPLRLSAIRRTGQLTIREGGSGTDFHSVRAYQSGDPINRIDWNRHARTGELATIQFHTERATRVLLVIDSRREAYVAPTPSAMHAVDRSVGAAGRIAASLLDDGDAVGLSAIGPTTRSGGESADGDEIIENTCWIPPAAGPDHRLSLRTALTGHPQFSTVPAPASRLWISQLGELRQHLRGETQVILFTPLSDFGSVLIARRFASRGHPVTVVSPDPTTETTPETQLARLCRTLRRDDLQRNGIPVLDWPADERIEALLERYANRGVVR, encoded by the coding sequence ATGAGTGCCCCCATCAAGTCGATCGTGCTGGCGCTGGCGCTCGCCTCGCTCGCGTTCGCGATCGGCGTCCTGTTCGACGTGGTCACGTTCAACGCGTCGACGGCCCTGTTGACGGGACTCGGCGCGCTGGCACTCGCGGGCGCCGCCTCGGGCCTTTCCGACGCCCGCCATCGACCGGACACGCCGTCGACGCCCGTCCCGGAACGCCGCGTCGAGGCGACGGTGCCCGAAACGTCGCCAGCCGAGGCGCTTTCCGAGTTCGAGGGGCGGGCCGACACCGACCGCAACGAGGCGTACACGACCTGGATCGCGCTCCGTCGGATCGCGGCCGAAACGCTGTCGCGTTACACGAAGTACGACGACGCGAGTGCGACCGAAGCGATCGACGCGGGCGCGTGGACGGACGACGAAACGGCCGCTCGCTACCTCGCGACGGACGAGTCCTCGGTCGAAGACGCCGGGCTCGCGATCCGGGAACGATTCACCACCGGTCGCGACCGGCTGCGGCGGGGCGCGATGCGGGCTCGCGTCGAGCGAACCGTCGACGCGATCGCCGCGATCCAGCGCGAGGCGGGTCGGATCGACGACCGGACGACGATCGAGGATTCGAACGACGACCGTCCGGTCGGCGACGTGGGCACGCGAACGACGACGCGAGCGCTCGAGGAGTCCGTACCGACCTCCCGCGTCGAGACCGGCCACTGGTGGGGCGTCGGATCGATCGCGCTGGGGTTGATCGGGCTCGGGGCGATCGCGGAGTTACCCGGCCTGTTGCTCGCCGGAACGGTCGCCGTCGGCTACGCCGGCTTCGCCCGATCGAGTTCGCCGGACGAGCCGAAACTCGATGTCGAGCGAACCGTCGCTCCCGAGGAGCCGGATCCCGGCGAGCGCGTCACCGTCGAAACCACGCTGACGAATCGGGGGCCGACGCTGTTCGACGTCCGCTTCATAGACGGGGTGCCGGGCGCACTCTCGGTCGAGGAGGGGAGCCCGCGGATCGCGACCCCGCTTCGTGCAGGCGCGTCGGTCACGGTCACCTACGAGGTCGAGGCCAGGCCCGGCACGCACGCGTTCGACCCCGCAATGGTGATCGTCGGCGACGCCTCGCGGTCGAGCGAGGTGGCGGTCCTCGTCCCGGAATCGACGACAATTGCGTGTCGACCGCGCCTCGAGCCCGCCGAGGCGGCGATTCCGCTCCGGCTGTCGGCCATCCGCCGCACGGGGCAGCTGACGATCCGGGAGGGCGGGTCGGGGACGGACTTTCACTCGGTGCGGGCCTACCAGTCGGGCGACCCGATCAACCGGATCGACTGGAATCGACACGCGCGGACCGGCGAGCTGGCGACGATCCAGTTCCACACCGAGCGGGCCACCCGCGTCCTCCTCGTGATCGACTCGCGGCGGGAGGCCTACGTCGCGCCGACGCCGTCCGCGATGCACGCCGTCGACCGGTCTGTGGGCGCAGCCGGCCGGATCGCGGCGAGCCTGCTCGACGACGGCGACGCGGTCGGCCTCTCCGCGATCGGCCCGACGACGCGATCGGGCGGGGAATCGGCCGACGGCGACGAGATTATCGAGAACACCTGCTGGATCCCGCCGGCGGCCGGCCCCGACCACCGGCTGTCGCTCCGGACCGCGCTGACGGGCCACCCGCAGTTCTCGACCGTTCCCGCGCCCGCGTCGCGGCTGTGGATCTCCCAGCTCGGCGAACTCAGGCAGCACCTCCGGGGCGAAACCCAGGTGATCCTCTTTACGCCGCTTTCGGACTTCGGGAGCGTGCTCATCGCCAGGCGATTCGCCTCGCGCGGTCACCCCGTGACGGTCGTCAGCCCCGACCCGACGACCGAGACGACGCCCGAGACGCAGCTCGCACGACTCTGTCGGACGTTGCGTCGCGACGATCTCCAGCGAAACGGGATTCCCGTCCTCGACTGGCCGGCCGACGAACGGATCGAGGCGCTGCTCGAACGGTACGCGAACCGGGGTGTCGTCCGATGA
- a CDS encoding DUF4129 domain-containing protein, whose translation MTSRETALRLTAAIVAILALAVVASVLPDVIEPAGGGGGGVSDGSGTSQPNVSGTEPAPDNPGNVLFLRLIVAGLLGLFVVAIVWMVLYDRRELLALLRRMAGVAVVVAILLAVVVAVMEPPELGPMENMTGTGGGTGPGEAGPAPGDSGESNTDSNLLSVNDVLLFAVVLLAVVAIGYVLKRRLERDDGEVGETLPEETPAEEVADVAGATADRIQSDVNGAVENEVFRAWKRMTEVLPVDNPASSTPGEFADAAIDAGFDPDDVGELTSLFEAVRYGPADATDIETDRAISIMRRIESAADTDGQLEAAPGERE comes from the coding sequence GTGACCTCGAGAGAGACCGCCCTCCGGCTCACCGCAGCGATCGTGGCGATTCTTGCTCTCGCAGTCGTCGCGTCGGTCCTCCCCGACGTCATCGAGCCGGCCGGTGGCGGTGGCGGTGGCGTCTCCGACGGCAGCGGGACCAGCCAGCCGAACGTATCCGGGACGGAACCGGCCCCGGACAATCCCGGTAACGTGCTGTTCCTCCGACTCATCGTCGCCGGGCTCCTCGGCCTGTTCGTCGTGGCGATCGTCTGGATGGTACTCTACGACCGCCGGGAATTGCTCGCGTTACTCAGGCGGATGGCAGGCGTGGCGGTCGTCGTGGCCATCTTGCTGGCGGTGGTCGTCGCGGTCATGGAACCGCCGGAACTCGGGCCGATGGAAAACATGACGGGAACCGGCGGCGGAACCGGACCCGGGGAAGCGGGCCCCGCCCCGGGCGACTCGGGGGAGTCAAACACTGATTCGAATCTGCTTTCCGTAAACGACGTGTTGCTGTTCGCCGTGGTCCTGCTGGCCGTCGTGGCGATCGGCTACGTCCTCAAACGGCGCTTGGAACGCGATGACGGGGAGGTCGGGGAGACGCTCCCGGAAGAGACGCCCGCGGAGGAGGTGGCCGACGTCGCGGGAGCGACGGCCGACCGCATTCAGTCCGACGTCAACGGGGCCGTCGAGAACGAAGTGTTCCGGGCGTGGAAGCGGATGACCGAAGTACTCCCGGTCGACAATCCGGCATCGAGTACCCCGGGAGAGTTCGCCGACGCGGCGATCGACGCCGGCTTCGATCCCGACGACGTCGGCGAACTCACCTCGCTCTTCGAGGCCGTACGCTACGGGCCGGCCGACGCCACAGATATCGAGACCGACCGTGCCATTTCCATCATGCGACGCATCGAATCGGCCGCTGATACGGACGGACAACTTGAGGCCGCTCCGGGTGAGCGCGAATGA
- a CDS encoding helix-turn-helix domain-containing protein, with product MGTTAELVMPTSEFALAHTLSEASSLTAGIEPLVATDPARVMPYVTFRGQRADVDGLESTLAADPSVREATALTNGDETSRFRIEWDPTVTETVRTLTETDASILEATAENTHWRFRLLVPRRDDLSRTYDAATEAGLTLDVVRVHEMESDERSRYGLTDAQHETLIQALEHGYYEIPRTVDMEELATHLEISHQALSERLRRAHRRLVTEALDADDDGE from the coding sequence ATGGGCACAACCGCGGAACTCGTCATGCCGACCAGCGAGTTCGCACTCGCCCACACGCTCTCGGAAGCGTCGTCGCTCACCGCCGGGATCGAACCCCTCGTCGCCACCGACCCGGCGCGGGTGATGCCCTACGTCACGTTTCGCGGCCAGCGAGCGGACGTCGACGGGCTCGAATCGACGCTCGCGGCCGATCCGAGCGTGCGCGAGGCCACCGCACTCACGAACGGAGACGAGACCAGTCGGTTCAGAATCGAGTGGGATCCGACGGTGACGGAGACGGTCCGAACCTTGACCGAGACGGACGCGTCGATCCTCGAGGCGACCGCCGAGAACACCCACTGGCGGTTTCGACTCCTCGTCCCCCGCCGGGACGACCTGTCTCGAACGTACGACGCGGCCACCGAGGCCGGGCTCACGCTCGACGTCGTTCGGGTCCACGAGATGGAGTCCGACGAACGGAGTCGGTACGGGCTCACGGACGCGCAACACGAGACGTTGATCCAGGCGCTCGAACACGGCTACTACGAGATCCCCCGCACGGTCGACATGGAAGAACTCGCGACCCACCTCGAGATTTCTCACCAGGCGCTCTCGGAGCGACTTCGCCGTGCCCACCGCCGACTCGTCACCGAAGCGCTCGACGCGGATGACGACGGTGAGTGA
- the moaA gene encoding GTP 3',8-cyclase MoaA: protein MLTDDFGREVTGVRVSLTDRCNFDCVYCHNEGLGDTRGPMAPRDDEMDADDVVRFLEIVPEFGVDSVKFTGGEPMLRSDLEEIVERTPSELEISMTTNGTFLPGRAADLVEAGLQRVNISQDAMDPETFAAVTKSGAYDAVLAGVEAALEAGLQPVKLNTVVFERTAGYVPEMVDHVAANPGLRLQLIEYMPELTGHPEWRIDIERVHDWLAERAVAIETREMHDRTRYWIRAADDDAAESDGADGVAPESPDAIDGPAGMVEVVDPVENPTFCANCHRVRVTPDGRLTGCLNRTDDHRSMGAMTESEIREAFRTIVETRVPFYGEYMVRDDDGGWEVNEEYVDAPVSE, encoded by the coding sequence GTGCTCACCGACGATTTCGGGCGGGAGGTGACCGGCGTTCGCGTCTCGCTCACCGATCGGTGTAACTTCGACTGCGTCTACTGCCACAACGAGGGGCTGGGCGACACGCGAGGGCCGATGGCGCCGCGGGACGACGAGATGGACGCCGACGACGTGGTTCGATTCCTCGAGATCGTCCCCGAGTTCGGCGTCGACTCCGTCAAGTTCACCGGCGGTGAACCGATGTTGCGGTCGGATCTCGAGGAGATCGTCGAGCGCACGCCCTCGGAACTCGAGATCTCGATGACGACGAACGGAACCTTCCTCCCCGGTCGCGCCGCGGATCTCGTCGAGGCGGGCCTTCAACGGGTCAACATTTCCCAGGATGCCATGGACCCCGAGACATTCGCCGCCGTGACGAAGTCGGGCGCGTACGACGCCGTCCTGGCGGGCGTCGAGGCGGCGCTCGAGGCCGGGCTCCAGCCGGTCAAACTCAACACGGTGGTCTTCGAGCGAACGGCGGGCTACGTCCCCGAGATGGTCGACCACGTCGCGGCGAACCCCGGTCTTCGACTCCAGCTCATCGAGTACATGCCGGAGCTGACGGGCCACCCGGAGTGGCGGATCGACATCGAGCGCGTCCACGACTGGCTGGCCGAGCGGGCGGTCGCGATCGAGACCCGCGAGATGCACGATCGAACCCGGTACTGGATTCGGGCGGCCGACGACGATGCGGCGGAGAGCGATGGTGCCGATGGGGTCGCGCCGGAATCGCCCGACGCGATCGACGGGCCTGCGGGGATGGTCGAGGTCGTCGATCCGGTCGAGAACCCGACGTTCTGTGCGAACTGCCACCGGGTTCGAGTGACCCCCGACGGGCGCCTCACGGGCTGTCTCAACCGCACCGACGATCACCGCTCGATGGGTGCGATGACCGAATCGGAGATTCGCGAGGCGTTCCGGACGATCGTCGAGACCCGGGTTCCCTTCTACGGCGAGTACATGGTTCGCGACGACGACGGCGGCTGGGAAGTCAACGAGGAATACGTCGACGCGCCCGTCTCGGAGTGA